A window of the Cystobacter fuscus genome harbors these coding sequences:
- a CDS encoding cupin domain-containing protein — protein sequence MILSTIEKTSRTRERGEEIHWRCLARRGMLHSECEALDYVRLAPGTEFALRGSEGTESAWFVIAGTGSLLASDSDPAERPLGAGDLVLLPAGTDARITSGRDGLELLWLAVMPHAITQSLPMRRPVA from the coding sequence ATGATCCTCTCCACCATCGAGAAGACTTCTCGCACGCGCGAGCGGGGCGAGGAGATCCATTGGCGCTGTCTGGCCCGGCGCGGGATGTTGCATTCGGAGTGCGAGGCCTTGGATTACGTGCGCCTGGCTCCGGGCACCGAGTTCGCGCTCCGAGGCAGTGAGGGCACCGAGAGCGCCTGGTTCGTCATTGCTGGCACGGGGAGTCTCCTGGCTTCGGACTCGGATCCCGCGGAGCGTCCGCTCGGGGCGGGAGACCTGGTGCTCCTGCCCGCCGGGACGGATGCCCGCATCACCAGTGGGCGCGACGGATTGGAGCTGCTCTGGCTCGCCGTGATGCCCCACGCCATCACTCAATCCCTACCCATGAGGAGACCCGTGGCATGA
- a CDS encoding cupin domain-containing protein produces MREGLIVGDLEEPSVVYGVHGTTGLSQWKCLARRAGLFGAWEAIEWAWIPPGGISGEHVHTRTEELYFILSGRGEMTLDGKPYPVGPGNLILTGLGTKHGLRNVGDEGLGWLVVELLSPATAAVLRGSAHTPPTPSGGSDVTNAVVLNLRQTPEVDPRSVFTGPLRRIRLVKLEPGQREELSAEGVEHTLFTLRGSGESASGEATVPLKYGVSVTLPLGTGMTVTAGSNGLEYFQAILEVPGGGAR; encoded by the coding sequence ATGCGTGAGGGGCTGATCGTCGGAGATCTGGAGGAGCCCTCGGTGGTGTACGGCGTGCACGGCACCACGGGGCTCTCCCAGTGGAAGTGTCTGGCGCGGCGGGCCGGGTTGTTCGGCGCGTGGGAGGCGATCGAGTGGGCGTGGATCCCCCCGGGTGGAATCAGCGGGGAGCACGTGCACACGCGCACCGAGGAGCTCTACTTCATCCTCTCGGGCCGCGGAGAGATGACGCTCGATGGCAAGCCGTACCCGGTGGGCCCGGGCAACCTCATCCTGACGGGCCTCGGGACGAAGCATGGCCTGCGCAACGTCGGAGACGAGGGCCTGGGCTGGCTCGTGGTCGAGCTGTTGAGCCCGGCCACCGCGGCGGTGTTGCGCGGCTCGGCCCACACCCCCCCAACCCCTTCTGGAGGAAGTGACGTGACGAACGCCGTGGTTCTCAACTTGAGACAGACCCCTGAAGTGGATCCACGTTCCGTTTTCACCGGACCGCTGCGCCGCATCCGTCTGGTGAAGCTGGAGCCCGGGCAGCGGGAGGAGCTGTCAGCGGAGGGCGTGGAGCACACCCTGTTCACGCTCCGGGGCTCCGGAGAGAGCGCTTCGGGAGAGGCGACCGTCCCCTTGAAGTATGGCGTCTCCGTCACGCTGCCCCTGGGCACCGGGATGACCGTCACCGCCGGATCGAACGGGCTGGAGTACTTCCAGGCGATCCTCGAGGTGCCGGGAGGTGGAGCGCGATGA
- a CDS encoding sedoheptulose 7-phosphate cyclase produces the protein MNRDMSRNWIVSTALPVHYQVRMVDGLLDPDNRALLEAGATRRSDTIRRLIVIDATVDRLYGVQLRHYLQHHGVKYQLLALPISETLKTMDAVFTVVEAINAFGIARRHEPIIAIGGGVLMDIVGLAASLYRRSTPYVRVPTTLIGLVDAGVGAKTGVNHAAHKNRLGTYFPAKDTLLDRSFLRTLDTRHIVNGLAEILKIALIKDRTLFELLERHGTTLIDERLQGMTPESDQAAARVIERAITGMIEELEFNLWEHKLERVVDYGHTFSPTVEMLALPELLHGEAVNIDMALTTLLSVRRGLISVEERDRIFALMRKLELPVYHRLCEPAVLEEALADTVRHRDGLQRLPLAMGIGSACFVNDVQPSELRAALATLRELDAGPESLVEAAHA, from the coding sequence TTGAATCGAGACATGTCACGCAACTGGATCGTCAGCACGGCCCTGCCTGTCCACTATCAGGTGCGGATGGTGGACGGCCTGCTCGACCCGGACAACCGGGCGCTGCTGGAGGCGGGCGCGACCCGGCGGTCCGACACCATCCGCAGACTCATCGTGATCGATGCCACCGTGGACCGCCTCTATGGCGTGCAACTCCGCCACTACCTCCAGCACCATGGGGTGAAGTACCAGCTCCTCGCGCTGCCCATCTCCGAGACGCTCAAGACGATGGATGCCGTCTTCACCGTGGTGGAGGCCATCAATGCGTTCGGCATCGCGCGTCGCCACGAGCCCATCATCGCCATCGGCGGCGGGGTGCTCATGGACATCGTCGGGCTCGCCGCGAGTCTCTACCGCCGCAGCACGCCGTACGTGCGCGTGCCCACCACGCTCATTGGCCTCGTGGATGCCGGGGTAGGTGCGAAGACGGGGGTCAACCATGCCGCGCACAAGAACCGGCTCGGGACGTACTTCCCCGCGAAGGACACGCTGCTGGATCGCTCCTTCCTGCGCACGCTGGACACCCGGCACATCGTCAACGGCCTCGCGGAGATCCTCAAGATCGCCCTGATCAAGGATCGCACCCTGTTCGAGCTGCTCGAGCGCCACGGCACCACGCTCATCGACGAGCGGTTGCAGGGGATGACGCCCGAGAGCGACCAGGCCGCGGCGCGGGTCATCGAGCGGGCCATCACGGGGATGATCGAGGAGCTGGAGTTCAACCTGTGGGAGCACAAGCTGGAGCGGGTGGTCGACTACGGCCATACGTTCAGCCCCACGGTCGAGATGCTGGCCCTGCCGGAGCTGCTGCACGGCGAGGCTGTGAACATCGACATGGCGCTGACCACGCTCCTCTCCGTGCGGCGCGGGCTGATCTCCGTGGAGGAGCGTGACCGCATCTTCGCGCTCATGCGCAAGCTGGAGCTGCCCGTGTATCACCGGCTCTGCGAGCCGGCGGTGCTGGAGGAGGCCCTGGCCGACACGGTCCGTCACCGTGACGGGCTCCAGCGGCTGCCGCTGGCCATGGGCATCGGCTCGGCGTGCTTCGTCAATGACGTGCAGCCGTCCGAGCTGCGCGCGGCGCTCGCCACCCTGCGCGAGCTGGATGCTGGCCCCGAGTCACTGGTGGAGGCCGCTCATGCGTGA
- a CDS encoding GMC family oxidoreductase produces the protein MEHDGKGGLGLLVHRVRSGELDREGFLRAALKAGITDERAAVLADEALAACENQRRLREQPREAHDFIVIGAGSAGCVLAARLSEDPANQVLVLEAGGPGTHPDVFIPSRWRHLLGTELDWRYQTVPQKHAANRVVPCPRGKMLGGCASNNASVWVRGHRLDFDGWASQGNPGWDDETVRRVFKDLEDYSGGEDEYRGVGGPLRISRAVDPHPLARAFIEAAQEAGLPTTRDYNGARMEGAGFFDLSVVDGERFNVARALLFPAMSRPNLTVLTHAEVTRLIFEGRRCTGVEFRHGGQVRRVRASREVVLSAGAINSPKMLMQSGVGPADELRALGIPVVHDLPGVGQELQDHILVAGINYESRVPLPPPRGNGAEATLWWRSQPGLSRPDIQPILHEFPVVTPELGPLPDNGYSIIPGLVRPASRGRMWLASADPSAPPVLDMNYLGHEADVEALWAAVELSRELGASRAFDRFRKRELMPGPLGRAGMVEWIRKATTCFFHPTSTCRMGVDERSVVDPRLHVHGLEGLRVADASIMPEITSGPTNAPSILIGEQASRFILSARNG, from the coding sequence ATGGAGCATGACGGCAAGGGCGGCCTCGGGCTGCTCGTTCATCGGGTGCGCAGCGGCGAGCTGGACCGGGAGGGCTTTCTTCGCGCCGCCTTGAAGGCAGGCATCACGGATGAGCGGGCGGCGGTACTGGCCGACGAAGCCTTGGCTGCCTGTGAGAACCAGCGTCGGTTGCGCGAGCAGCCTCGTGAAGCCCATGACTTCATCGTCATTGGCGCGGGCTCGGCTGGCTGTGTGCTGGCCGCCCGGCTGTCCGAGGACCCGGCGAATCAGGTGCTGGTGCTCGAGGCCGGAGGCCCCGGAACCCATCCAGACGTGTTCATCCCATCGCGGTGGCGGCACCTGCTCGGCACCGAGCTGGACTGGCGCTACCAGACGGTGCCCCAGAAACACGCCGCGAACCGGGTCGTCCCCTGTCCCCGCGGCAAGATGCTGGGGGGCTGTGCCAGCAACAACGCCAGTGTCTGGGTGCGGGGCCACCGCCTGGACTTCGACGGCTGGGCCTCCCAGGGCAATCCCGGCTGGGATGACGAGACGGTCCGCCGTGTCTTCAAGGACCTGGAGGACTACTCCGGTGGCGAGGACGAGTACCGGGGCGTGGGCGGCCCGCTGCGCATCTCCCGCGCGGTCGATCCGCATCCGCTCGCCCGCGCCTTCATCGAGGCTGCCCAGGAGGCGGGGCTCCCGACGACCCGCGACTACAACGGCGCGCGGATGGAGGGGGCGGGCTTCTTCGACTTGAGCGTCGTCGATGGCGAGCGCTTCAACGTGGCCCGGGCCCTGCTCTTCCCGGCCATGAGCCGGCCCAACCTGACGGTGCTCACCCACGCCGAGGTGACACGGCTGATCTTCGAGGGCCGCCGGTGCACGGGCGTGGAGTTCCGTCATGGAGGCCAGGTGCGCCGGGTGCGCGCCTCGCGCGAGGTGGTGCTGTCGGCGGGTGCCATCAACTCTCCCAAGATGCTGATGCAGTCCGGGGTGGGGCCGGCGGACGAGCTCCGCGCCCTGGGCATCCCCGTGGTGCATGACCTGCCGGGCGTGGGCCAGGAACTGCAGGACCACATCCTGGTGGCGGGCATCAATTACGAGAGCCGCGTTCCCTTGCCACCGCCTCGGGGCAACGGCGCCGAGGCGACCCTGTGGTGGCGTTCCCAGCCGGGGCTCTCCCGCCCGGACATCCAACCCATCCTCCACGAGTTCCCCGTCGTCACCCCCGAGCTGGGCCCCCTGCCCGACAACGGCTACTCCATCATCCCCGGCCTGGTCCGTCCCGCCTCCCGGGGCCGCATGTGGCTGGCCTCCGCCGACCCCTCCGCTCCGCCAGTGCTCGACATGAACTACCTGGGCCACGAGGCGGACGTCGAGGCGCTGTGGGCCGCCGTCGAGCTGTCCCGGGAGCTGGGTGCTTCGCGCGCCTTCGACCGCTTCCGCAAGCGAGAGCTCATGCCTGGACCGCTCGGCCGCGCCGGGATGGTGGAGTGGATCCGCAAGGCGACCACCTGCTTCTTCCACCCCACCAGCACCTGCCGCATGGGCGTGGACGAGCGCTCGGTGGTGGACCCTCGGTTGCACGTCCATGGCCTCGAGGGACTGCGCGTGGCGGACGCGTCGATCATGCCGGAGATCACCTCCGGCCCCACCAATGCCCCCTCCATCCTGATTGGCGAGCAGGCCTCTCGCTTCATCCTCTCGGCGCGCAACGGCTGA
- the zwf gene encoding glucose-6-phosphate dehydrogenase, which yields MQSAMEAWNEIAAGDEQVRDIPEPCTVILFGASGDLAGRKLIPSLFRLFQEGHLPVEFTVVGVSLSPMGHEEFRARMRIAVARALGADRVDEAAWNLFARGLYYMTLDVSSAQDHARLGELLDQVEAERRTRNNRLFYLAVSPTLFGEVVERLGESGLSRPHASGWSRIVVEKPFGTDLSSARRLNTRLHRYFDEERIYRMDHYLGKEMVQNLLVLRFANGIFEPLWSRQYIDHVQVTCAEPLGVEGRGGYYEHAGVVRDMIQNHAFQVLSLIAMEPPASLEPEAVRDAKVRVLETARPFTPERIRAECVRGQYGPGLIAGAPVCGYRQEPGVSPTSGVETYAMLTLRFDSPRWAGVPFYVRSGKRLKERATEVVVQFKEGHGNLFGTEQREPLSANQLLIRIQPHESVTLRVAMKAPGREARVRDMDMSYVYASTQEGPPPEAYERLLLDSMLGVSTLYTREDMVERAWELVMPVLDAWTTEGAEPNYAAGSWGPEEARRLLESHGRAWHGR from the coding sequence ATGCAATCAGCGATGGAGGCATGGAACGAAATCGCGGCGGGCGACGAGCAGGTCAGGGACATCCCCGAGCCGTGCACGGTGATCCTCTTCGGAGCATCCGGAGATCTGGCGGGACGCAAGCTCATCCCCTCGCTCTTCCGGCTCTTCCAGGAGGGACACCTGCCCGTGGAGTTCACCGTCGTCGGAGTCTCGCTGTCCCCGATGGGACACGAGGAGTTCCGCGCACGGATGCGGATCGCGGTCGCGCGGGCGCTCGGAGCCGACCGGGTGGACGAGGCGGCGTGGAACCTGTTCGCCCGGGGGCTGTACTACATGACGTTGGATGTCTCCTCCGCCCAGGACCATGCGCGGCTGGGCGAGTTGCTCGACCAGGTGGAAGCGGAGCGGCGGACGCGGAACAACCGCCTCTTCTATCTCGCGGTGTCGCCCACGCTCTTCGGCGAGGTGGTGGAGCGGCTGGGAGAGTCGGGACTGTCCAGGCCCCACGCGAGCGGCTGGTCCCGCATCGTCGTCGAGAAGCCCTTCGGCACGGACCTCTCCAGCGCGAGGCGGCTCAACACCCGGCTGCACCGGTACTTCGACGAGGAGCGCATCTACCGGATGGATCACTACCTCGGGAAGGAGATGGTGCAGAACCTGCTGGTGCTCCGGTTCGCCAACGGCATCTTCGAGCCCCTCTGGAGCCGTCAATACATCGACCATGTCCAGGTGACGTGCGCCGAGCCGTTGGGCGTCGAGGGGCGGGGCGGATACTACGAGCACGCGGGCGTGGTGCGGGACATGATCCAGAACCATGCCTTCCAGGTGCTCTCCCTCATCGCCATGGAGCCTCCCGCGAGCCTCGAGCCCGAAGCGGTGCGCGACGCGAAGGTCCGGGTGTTGGAGACGGCGCGGCCCTTCACCCCCGAGCGCATCCGCGCCGAGTGCGTGCGCGGGCAATACGGACCGGGCCTCATCGCTGGCGCTCCCGTGTGTGGATACCGCCAGGAACCCGGCGTCTCTCCCACCTCCGGCGTGGAAACCTACGCGATGCTCACCCTGCGCTTCGACAGCCCGCGCTGGGCCGGCGTGCCCTTCTACGTGCGCTCCGGCAAGCGGCTGAAGGAGCGCGCCACCGAGGTGGTGGTGCAGTTCAAGGAGGGCCACGGCAACCTCTTCGGCACGGAGCAGCGCGAGCCGCTGTCCGCCAATCAGTTGCTCATCCGGATCCAACCGCACGAGAGCGTCACCCTGCGCGTGGCGATGAAGGCTCCCGGGCGAGAGGCGCGCGTGCGTGACATGGACATGAGCTACGTCTACGCCTCCACCCAGGAGGGGCCGCCGCCCGAGGCCTATGAGCGGCTGCTGCTGGACAGCATGCTGGGGGTCTCCACGCTCTACACGCGGGAGGACATGGTCGAGCGGGCCTGGGAGCTGGTCATGCCCGTGCTGGACGCATGGACCACGGAGGGCGCCGAGCCGAACTACGCCGCGGGGAGCTGGGGCCCGGAGGAGGCCAGGCGCCTGCTCGAGAGCCATGGGCGCGCCTGGCACGGGCGGTGA
- a CDS encoding ELWxxDGT repeat protein — protein sequence MRKSWSGLAIACALALALWGVLAGAKEDRHGGSGGSKHEHAQLLKSFPAMNDPSVRAITELVEFRGATFFGRSPDAGGPSLWRSNGTTQGTVLVKQFPAVAGASISELTVAGGRLFFVADDGEHGAEPWISDGTSQGTRMLEDLTPGPGSSSLEELVAVRNTLFFLRTYPGTPIHQELWKSDGTGAGTVRVKDLGTVASGEIAIGLTASGNTLYFSGLDPEHGREPWKSDGTEAGTTIIKDINPGPPSSFPNFPVFIEEGVDYFAATDSVHGRELWRSDSTESGTVLVEDIVPGPEGSRPRPFTVFKGRLYFTSSESPDGAVRLRKLEPGSSQSEHITDIPNPFGPGAPPPQEPLVVNAAETDGQLFMTVYFPGLTSPTPRDVQLWRTNGTPSGTRLLHKPLFISDRYRPPNLIPMGDRVIFTGSSPEAGNEPWVTDGSVRGTRVLRDLLPGSNSSAPLVLTRSAGELFFVAQGADRGEQLWKLPRHKYHQARRGTR from the coding sequence ATGCGAAAGAGTTGGAGTGGGCTGGCGATCGCCTGTGCCCTGGCCCTGGCCCTCTGGGGAGTGCTCGCGGGAGCAAAGGAAGACAGACACGGAGGGAGTGGCGGCTCCAAGCATGAGCACGCGCAACTCCTGAAGAGCTTCCCGGCCATGAACGACCCCAGCGTCCGCGCCATCACGGAGTTGGTGGAGTTCCGGGGGGCGACCTTCTTCGGCCGAAGTCCCGATGCCGGGGGGCCCTCCCTCTGGCGGAGCAATGGCACCACGCAGGGTACCGTGCTCGTCAAACAGTTCCCCGCGGTGGCCGGCGCCAGCATCAGCGAGTTGACCGTCGCGGGCGGCCGTCTCTTCTTCGTCGCGGATGACGGAGAGCACGGCGCCGAGCCGTGGATCAGCGATGGCACTTCCCAGGGCACGCGCATGCTCGAGGATCTCACCCCGGGACCCGGCTCCTCGTCCCTGGAAGAGCTGGTCGCCGTCCGGAACACCCTGTTCTTCTTGCGGACGTACCCGGGGACCCCGATCCATCAAGAATTGTGGAAGAGCGATGGCACCGGAGCCGGGACCGTGCGCGTCAAGGATCTGGGCACGGTGGCCAGCGGGGAGATCGCCATCGGGCTGACCGCCTCCGGGAACACGCTCTACTTCAGTGGATTGGATCCGGAACACGGCCGCGAGCCCTGGAAGAGCGATGGCACCGAAGCCGGAACCACGATCATCAAGGACATCAATCCGGGCCCTCCCAGCTCGTTCCCCAACTTCCCCGTCTTCATCGAGGAAGGAGTGGACTACTTCGCCGCCACGGATTCCGTCCACGGACGAGAACTGTGGAGGTCGGATTCGACGGAGAGCGGCACGGTGCTCGTGGAGGACATCGTCCCCGGACCCGAGGGTTCCCGGCCACGGCCCTTCACCGTCTTCAAGGGTCGGCTCTACTTCACCTCGAGCGAATCGCCCGATGGGGCCGTGAGGCTGCGCAAGCTCGAGCCAGGCAGTTCCCAGTCGGAGCACATCACCGACATCCCCAACCCCTTCGGTCCCGGAGCGCCCCCGCCACAGGAGCCCCTCGTCGTCAACGCCGCGGAGACAGACGGCCAGCTCTTCATGACCGTCTACTTCCCAGGCCTCACGAGCCCCACCCCTCGGGACGTCCAGCTCTGGCGCACCAACGGCACCCCGAGCGGGACGCGGCTGCTCCACAAGCCGTTGTTCATCTCGGACCGCTACCGGCCGCCCAACCTCATCCCCATGGGCGACCGCGTCATCTTCACCGGCTCCAGCCCGGAGGCGGGCAATGAGCCGTGGGTGACCGACGGCTCCGTGCGAGGCACGCGTGTGCTGAGGGATCTGCTGCCCGGGTCCAACAGCTCGGCCCCCCTGGTCCTGACGCGCTCGGCCGGGGAGCTGTTCTTCGTGGCCCAGGGCGCCGACCGCGGCGAACAGCTCTGGAAGCTCCCGCGCCACAAGTATCACCAGGCTCGCCGGGGCACACGCTGA
- a CDS encoding SDR family NAD(P)-dependent oxidoreductase — translation MMEQEYRTALIAGAPSQLARELALWLGERGMRVYVSAHEPEELEPYLARARGSGSLLIPVELDTTRVETARERILAIDEECGGLDLVVAAGMYEETSAWNFSWEKAHHLIQHNVTGTVALLTAVLPRMLKRGRGHLVGISSLAAYRGLAGRSAYSGSKAFISNFMESLRAELWNTPLRITCVYPGHLRNHHAVRAHPEPFALDEKDAAARMGRAILQGRARCAMPWQAALFMRSMQVLPGALFDRLARHLR, via the coding sequence ATGATGGAGCAGGAGTATCGAACCGCGCTCATCGCGGGAGCGCCGAGCCAGCTCGCACGCGAACTGGCGCTCTGGCTCGGCGAGAGGGGCATGCGCGTCTACGTCTCGGCGCACGAACCGGAGGAGCTGGAGCCCTACCTCGCGCGGGCCCGGGGCTCCGGCTCCCTGCTCATCCCGGTGGAGCTGGACACCACCCGGGTGGAGACCGCACGAGAGCGCATCCTCGCCATCGACGAGGAGTGTGGAGGGCTGGATCTAGTGGTCGCCGCGGGCATGTACGAGGAGACGAGCGCCTGGAACTTCTCCTGGGAGAAAGCGCACCACCTCATCCAGCACAACGTCACGGGCACGGTGGCGCTCCTGACGGCGGTGCTGCCACGCATGTTGAAGCGTGGCCGCGGGCACCTGGTGGGCATCTCCAGCCTCGCCGCGTACCGGGGCCTGGCGGGGCGCTCGGCCTACTCGGGCTCCAAGGCGTTCATCTCCAACTTCATGGAGAGCCTTCGCGCGGAGCTGTGGAACACCCCCCTGCGCATCACCTGCGTCTACCCCGGCCACCTGCGCAACCACCACGCGGTGCGAGCCCATCCCGAGCCCTTCGCCCTGGATGAGAAGGACGCGGCGGCGCGCATGGGTCGCGCCATCCTCCAGGGCAGGGCCCGGTGCGCCATGCCCTGGCAGGCCGCCCTCTTCATGCGCTCGATGCAGGTGCTTCCCGGGGCGCTCTTCGACAGGCTCGCCCGCCACCTGCGCTGA
- a CDS encoding type III polyketide synthase — protein sequence MSTRDLHPTFLGLSSAFPKNAYLQKDLYETFGKQMYGDIAALERIIRRVRVKRRYLALDPNEVLRRKVGLGERMAIFEREVLEVGGRSLEAVLHKVDRETLGSFVMASSTGYIAPTPDLLLARNHHLPSRLRRTFVGNMACNGGMNALNVALDSLLARPNERVLLNCTEFSSLHVRPEESSREQVVVHALFADASASTVMSMEPPGVGPQVLDFTSTHLYDAVDLMTWRLVDEGFRMTLSPEVPGLIGEHIDSLIGTLTARAGLSTGDIKHWAIHPGGPKIVEVIGQKYGLSDSQLRSTWHILEEYGNCSSATVYLVLEDMIAQDKPQPGEYGVMLAFGPGLTMEGALLRF from the coding sequence ATGTCCACCCGCGATCTTCATCCCACGTTCCTCGGCCTCAGCTCGGCGTTCCCGAAGAACGCCTATCTCCAGAAGGATCTCTACGAGACGTTCGGCAAGCAGATGTACGGGGACATCGCCGCGCTCGAGCGCATCATCCGCCGTGTCCGCGTGAAGCGCCGCTACCTGGCCCTGGACCCGAACGAGGTGCTGAGGCGCAAGGTCGGGCTCGGCGAGCGCATGGCCATCTTCGAGCGGGAAGTGCTGGAGGTGGGCGGCCGCTCACTGGAGGCGGTGCTGCACAAGGTGGATCGTGAGACCCTTGGCAGCTTCGTCATGGCCAGCAGCACCGGCTACATCGCGCCCACGCCGGACCTGCTCCTGGCGAGGAATCATCACCTGCCCTCCCGGCTGCGACGAACCTTCGTGGGCAACATGGCCTGCAACGGAGGGATGAACGCGCTCAACGTCGCCCTGGACAGCCTCCTGGCCCGCCCGAACGAGCGCGTGCTCCTCAACTGCACCGAGTTCAGCTCGCTCCACGTCCGCCCCGAGGAGTCGAGCCGCGAGCAGGTCGTCGTCCACGCGCTCTTCGCCGATGCCAGTGCCTCCACGGTGATGAGCATGGAGCCGCCGGGCGTGGGACCCCAGGTGCTGGACTTCACCTCCACGCACCTCTACGACGCGGTCGACCTGATGACGTGGCGACTGGTGGACGAGGGCTTCCGGATGACGCTCTCGCCCGAAGTGCCCGGCCTCATCGGCGAGCACATCGACTCGCTCATCGGAACCCTCACCGCGAGGGCTGGGCTGAGCACCGGTGACATCAAGCACTGGGCCATCCACCCGGGTGGGCCGAAGATCGTGGAGGTCATCGGCCAGAAGTACGGGCTGAGCGACTCCCAGCTCCGCTCCACCTGGCACATCCTCGAGGAGTACGGCAACTGCTCCTCGGCCACCGTCTACCTCGTCCTGGAGGACATGATCGCCCAGGACAAGCCCCAGCCGGGTGAGTACGGCGTGATGCTCGCCTTCGGCCCCGGGCTGACGATGGAAGGGGCGCTGCTGCGCTTCTGA